A part of Syntrophorhabdaceae bacterium genomic DNA contains:
- a CDS encoding chemotaxis response regulator protein-glutamate methylesterase — MSEKIKVLVTDDSAFMRGVITKMLESDSEIEVVGNAKNGKEAIEKLEVLKPDVITMDIEMPVMNGLEALKYIMEKNPVPVIMFSALTQEGAEITLEALNIGAADFIAKDFSNFSINIINKENELVYKVKTVAKKKSLYARRRFIPSKSHVATTPIKRTKYSILALGASTGGPPAVEHILSSLPKDFPVPVVIAQHMPRLFTKSFAQRLNNASQIEVKEAEEGERLKPGTAFIAPGDHHISIKRKGTEVSVEFSNNPKYIYRPSVDLLFSSVADVYGEGTLSVILTGMGNDGLAGVREIKIKKGYVIAQNEETCVVYGMPRAVVNANLADIVLPIDKISEEIIKIL; from the coding sequence ATGAGTGAAAAGATTAAAGTCCTGGTTACAGATGATTCGGCATTTATGAGGGGCGTGATCACAAAGATGCTGGAAAGCGATAGTGAGATAGAGGTGGTGGGGAATGCAAAAAATGGCAAAGAGGCCATAGAAAAATTAGAGGTCCTTAAGCCTGATGTAATTACTATGGATATAGAGATGCCTGTTATGAACGGGTTAGAGGCACTCAAATACATCATGGAAAAAAATCCTGTTCCTGTAATAATGTTCAGCGCCTTGACGCAAGAAGGCGCAGAGATTACCCTTGAGGCATTAAACATAGGCGCTGCTGATTTTATTGCCAAGGACTTCTCCAATTTTTCCATCAATATTATCAATAAAGAGAACGAGCTTGTTTATAAGGTAAAGACAGTGGCTAAAAAAAAATCGCTTTATGCCAGAAGGAGATTTATTCCTTCAAAGAGCCATGTAGCCACTACTCCCATTAAAAGGACTAAATACAGTATCCTTGCCCTTGGGGCCTCCACCGGAGGGCCACCTGCTGTAGAACATATATTGTCTTCTCTGCCAAAGGATTTCCCTGTCCCTGTTGTCATTGCCCAACATATGCCCCGATTATTTACAAAATCATTTGCCCAGAGATTAAACAATGCTTCGCAGATAGAGGTAAAGGAAGCAGAAGAAGGTGAGAGACTTAAACCAGGCACTGCGTTTATAGCGCCCGGAGACCATCATATTTCTATAAAACGTAAGGGCACAGAGGTATCGGTGGAGTTTTCCAACAACCCAAAATATATATACAGACCATCTGTGGATTTGCTTTTTAGTTCCGTTGCCGATGTTTATGGTGAAGGAACCCTTAGCGTAATACTTACAGGTATGGGTAATGACGGTCTTGCAGGTGTAAGAGAGATAAAAATAAAAAAAGGTTATGTCATTGCCCAAAATGAGGAGACATGTGTTGTTTATGGTATGCCCAGGGCAGTGGTCAATGCTAACCTGGCAGATATTGTCCTGCCCATAGATAAGATTTCAGAAGAGATAATAAAAATTTTATGA
- a CDS encoding protein-glutamate O-methyltransferase CheR: protein MTREEFIPLRDLIYEKTGIFFAENKMYLLESRLSNRLNEMGFMSYDDYYFFLKYGNEDSRKELINLFDVVTTNETSFFRNPPQLDALKIILQKNYFNNNNNPLASPLKIWSTACSTGEEPYTLAIMLLEMIELTRKNISFTIYATDISHRVLESAKKGVYGPYSVRNMDGNIIKKYFVQKGDSYAINENIKRFVKFEHMNLIDSNAYKKFRFMDIIFCRNVLIYFDEKAKKKVIDNLYESLKPGGFLTIGHAESLHNISRAFKPIMFPGAIAYQKG, encoded by the coding sequence ATGACAAGAGAAGAATTCATACCGCTTAGAGATTTAATATATGAAAAAACAGGTATATTTTTTGCAGAAAATAAGATGTATCTCCTTGAAAGCAGGCTCTCCAACAGATTAAATGAAATGGGGTTTATGAGTTATGATGACTATTATTTTTTTCTCAAATACGGCAATGAAGATTCAAGAAAAGAGCTTATCAACCTCTTTGATGTGGTAACAACAAATGAGACGAGCTTTTTCAGAAACCCACCCCAGCTCGATGCATTAAAAATAATACTTCAAAAAAATTATTTTAATAACAATAACAATCCTCTTGCATCACCTCTTAAGATATGGAGTACTGCATGTTCCACCGGAGAAGAACCTTATACCCTTGCCATTATGTTACTTGAAATGATAGAATTAACAAGAAAAAACATTTCCTTTACTATCTATGCAACAGATATAAGCCATAGGGTCCTTGAATCGGCAAAAAAAGGTGTCTATGGCCCTTATAGTGTGAGAAATATGGATGGTAATATAATAAAAAAATATTTTGTCCAGAAGGGTGATAGTTATGCAATCAATGAAAACATTAAAAGATTTGTGAAATTCGAACATATGAACCTTATAGACAGTAATGCCTATAAGAAATTTAGATTCATGGATATAATATTTTGCAGAAATGTCCTTATCTATTTTGATGAAAAGGCAAAGAAAAAGGTTATAGATAACCTCTATGAATCTTTAAAACCAGGTGGGTTCCTCACCATAGGTCATGCAGAGTCATTGCATAATATCTCCCGTGCATTTAAACCTATAATGTTTCCGGGCGCTATTGCCTATCAGAAGGGGTAG
- a CDS encoding chemotaxis protein CheA, with protein MSNSALENEEMREIINDFIVETTELLENAIQDIVAIENNQDEEIINSIFRSVHTIKGTSSFLGFQVLSNLAHKSEDLLGMVRKGDLRINKNIADALLEAMDIMKLLIEEIKTDNTEKQDTVSILDKLERLSNPDKKKLGEILLEEKIITKKELDSVLEKQKEENKKLGEIIVEQKLITEKQLENILTKQKTKKEDQTVRIDVKKLDEMMNLVGELVLGKNRLNMVKNIVKRDAKNTTIDSLEEVTNYIEVITNELQLSIMKARLVPLSKLFNKVPRLVRDLCNSFNKDIELKITGEETELDRSLIESLHDPLIHIIRNSVDHGIETSEERRKKGKQDKGTLTINAYNEGNNVVIDIIDDGKGIDVDALKRKVLEKGIMSEAELTDMTEKDAMSLIFIPGLSTAKKISNVSGRGVGMDVVKTNIERMNGQVYIDSKKNQWTKISIKLPLTLAIMGALIVEIGNELYAIPLNNVIELVKLKKEAIKSVDKNEVLMLRNEIVPILDVSHLMSLKEDRADRYLVICKIGDKTLGIKVKSVIGQEEIVIKSLGEFMGNIKGIGGASIRGDGKVILILDIPAMISSRYMEKINRRSEEAQEYRYAV; from the coding sequence ATGAGTAATTCAGCCTTAGAAAACGAAGAAATGCGTGAGATAATTAATGATTTTATAGTAGAGACAACTGAACTGTTAGAAAATGCCATCCAGGACATAGTTGCCATAGAAAACAATCAAGATGAGGAGATCATAAATAGCATATTTAGGTCTGTTCATACCATCAAGGGCACGTCAAGCTTTCTTGGATTTCAGGTCCTCTCGAACCTTGCCCATAAGTCAGAAGACCTTCTGGGTATGGTGAGAAAAGGAGACCTTAGAATAAATAAAAATATAGCCGATGCCCTCCTTGAGGCAATGGACATTATGAAGCTTCTTATAGAAGAAATAAAAACAGACAATACAGAGAAGCAGGATACAGTTTCTATCCTTGATAAACTTGAAAGGTTGAGCAATCCTGATAAAAAGAAGTTAGGAGAGATCCTTTTAGAGGAAAAGATTATAACAAAAAAGGAACTTGATAGCGTTTTAGAAAAACAGAAAGAGGAAAATAAAAAACTCGGCGAGATTATAGTGGAGCAAAAACTCATCACAGAGAAACAGCTTGAAAATATATTGACAAAACAGAAAACAAAAAAGGAAGATCAAACAGTAAGGATAGATGTGAAAAAGCTTGATGAGATGATGAACCTGGTGGGAGAGCTTGTCCTGGGAAAGAACAGGCTAAATATGGTAAAAAACATAGTAAAAAGGGATGCCAAGAATACCACCATTGACAGCCTTGAAGAGGTCACAAACTATATAGAGGTAATAACGAATGAACTCCAGCTTTCTATAATGAAGGCAAGGCTTGTGCCATTAAGCAAGCTTTTTAACAAAGTCCCAAGGCTTGTCCGTGACCTATGCAACTCGTTTAACAAAGATATTGAACTTAAGATAACAGGCGAAGAAACAGAATTAGATCGATCACTAATAGAATCCCTCCACGATCCTCTTATCCACATCATAAGGAATTCTGTGGATCACGGCATTGAGACTTCTGAAGAGAGGAGAAAAAAAGGCAAACAAGATAAGGGGACTTTAACAATCAATGCATATAATGAAGGAAATAATGTGGTTATAGATATCATTGATGACGGCAAGGGAATTGATGTTGATGCCTTGAAGAGAAAGGTCTTGGAAAAGGGCATTATGTCCGAGGCAGAGCTTACTGATATGACGGAAAAGGATGCCATGAGCCTCATATTTATACCCGGACTAAGCACGGCAAAAAAGATAAGCAATGTATCCGGAAGAGGCGTGGGAATGGATGTGGTAAAGACAAATATAGAAAGGATGAACGGACAGGTTTATATAGATTCAAAAAAGAATCAGTGGACAAAGATTTCTATAAAGTTGCCTTTGACCCTGGCGATTATGGGTGCATTAATAGTAGAGATAGGTAATGAACTCTATGCAATACCCCTTAACAATGTTATTGAGCTTGTAAAGCTTAAAAAAGAGGCAATCAAATCGGTTGATAAGAACGAGGTTTTGATGCTGAGAAACGAGATCGTGCCTATACTTGATGTTTCCCATCTCATGTCACTTAAGGAAGATAGGGCAGACAGGTATCTTGTTATATGCAAGATCGGGGATAAGACCCTTGGAATAAAGGTTAAATCAGTGATAGGCCAGGAGGAGATTGTTATAAAATCACTTGGAGAATTCATGGGTAATATAAAAGGTATTGGTGGTGCATCCATAAGAGGCGATGGAAAGGTCATACTTATCCTTGATATACCTGCCATGATAAGCAGTAGATATATGGAGAAGATAAACAGGAGGAGTGAAGAGGCCCAGGAATATAGATATGCAGTATGA
- a CDS encoding HEAT repeat domain-containing protein codes for MVNKKMNSGNKKLLKLKEALIKGNSLEKEKAMEQVIANPSKEIVEMVAELLYLGETVIRMFAVDILKKIGSYNMETITKLLNDPDEDIQIYACEILGGMKEKKAVPYLVEKLKDEKVNVRNLACVALGEIGDESAIDALFDALKDDEWVGFSAVQSLGRIGGNKVIEPLFEIFKEGNDMVSLMACEALIDLKDIGILDRVIDVLKKWDKGKRGEYIKVILEREDEEIFFSVQKKMGNELFEYLLLLAESDNKKSIKTLKLISCFRNLLACEVILDSFKYISPDSDDYQEALSLFIGLSDVWSGHIGDFLKKEEDCILPFLKACGMAQVKIDEGLLYDIFVKSNIDIKREITRNLPSIVKGDGYSILREALEDPDGHIKGDAVFAIGVIGAHEFKDRVIEIAKKGYPDMRQKALKSLLKLDHDTFIKLVEDFVMRGTVQDKRLYISIAPFLNQDDNYPFIKALLNDSDNMVRKGAINVMGRFLDNGSYMELFEGLFKDDNVPHEALKVIKEKRLYAFKDRLVNIFSNSKNELWTRYYALLALGALEDRGLFYVLVKGLEDENNIIKIGSLKALASFNDKRAIDFIKPYLSSSDDDIRAAAESVLDNFSEI; via the coding sequence ATGGTAAATAAAAAGATGAATTCAGGGAATAAAAAACTGTTGAAATTAAAAGAGGCATTAATAAAGGGCAATAGTCTTGAAAAAGAAAAGGCTATGGAACAGGTAATCGCCAATCCATCAAAAGAGATAGTTGAGATGGTGGCTGAATTGTTATATCTCGGCGAGACGGTTATTCGCATGTTTGCTGTAGATATCCTCAAAAAGATAGGAAGCTATAATATGGAAACTATCACCAAACTCCTAAATGACCCTGATGAAGATATCCAGATCTATGCCTGTGAGATTTTAGGGGGGATGAAGGAGAAAAAAGCTGTCCCTTATCTTGTGGAAAAATTAAAGGATGAAAAGGTAAATGTAAGGAATCTTGCCTGTGTTGCCCTGGGTGAGATTGGCGATGAATCTGCCATAGATGCCCTTTTCGATGCCCTCAAGGATGATGAATGGGTTGGGTTTTCAGCGGTTCAGAGCCTCGGTAGGATAGGTGGCAATAAGGTGATTGAACCTTTATTTGAAATTTTTAAAGAAGGTAATGACATGGTCTCTCTCATGGCATGCGAGGCATTAATAGATTTAAAGGACATAGGTATTCTCGACAGGGTTATAGATGTCTTAAAAAAATGGGATAAGGGGAAAAGGGGTGAATATATAAAGGTTATCCTTGAGAGAGAAGATGAAGAGATATTTTTTTCTGTGCAAAAAAAGATGGGTAATGAACTCTTTGAATACCTTCTGCTTCTGGCAGAGTCAGATAATAAAAAGTCTATCAAGACACTGAAGCTTATTTCCTGTTTCAGAAACCTCCTTGCTTGTGAGGTAATACTTGACTCATTTAAATACATAAGCCCTGATAGTGATGATTATCAGGAGGCATTGTCCCTTTTTATCGGGTTATCAGATGTCTGGTCAGGACATATAGGGGATTTCCTGAAAAAAGAAGAGGATTGTATACTACCTTTTTTAAAGGCATGCGGTATGGCTCAGGTTAAGATTGATGAAGGTCTTCTATACGATATATTTGTGAAATCAAACATAGATATCAAGAGAGAGATTACAAGGAATCTACCCTCCATAGTAAAGGGAGATGGTTATTCAATATTAAGGGAGGCATTGGAAGACCCTGATGGTCATATAAAGGGCGATGCTGTTTTTGCAATAGGTGTGATAGGTGCCCATGAATTCAAGGACAGGGTCATAGAGATAGCAAAGAAAGGCTATCCTGATATGAGGCAGAAGGCACTAAAGTCACTTTTAAAACTTGATCATGACACCTTTATAAAACTTGTAGAAGATTTTGTCATGAGGGGTACAGTTCAAGACAAGAGATTGTATATATCAATAGCACCTTTTTTAAATCAGGATGACAATTATCCATTTATTAAAGCGCTTTTGAATGACAGCGATAATATGGTCAGGAAAGGGGCAATAAATGTAATGGGGCGTTTTCTTGATAATGGTAGTTATATGGAACTATTTGAGGGGCTTTTTAAGGATGATAATGTCCCCCATGAGGCATTAAAGGTTATAAAGGAAAAAAGACTTTATGCTTTTAAAGATAGACTTGTTAATATATTCTCTAATAGCAAAAACGAACTCTGGACGAGATATTATGCACTGCTTGCCCTGGGTGCCTTGGAAGATAGAGGACTTTTTTATGTCCTTGTAAAGGGGCTTGAAGATGAAAATAATATTATAAAGATAGGGAGCCTTAAGGCGCTTGCAAGCTTTAATGATAAGAGGGCAATAGATTTTATAAAGCCATATTTAAGTAGTAGTGATGATGACATAAGGGCTGCTGCAGAGAGCGTGCTTGATAATTTCAGCGAGATATAA
- a CDS encoding chemotaxis protein CheW, translated as MNEDSIIQLVTFKLENDEFGVDILKVQEINRMMNITRIPNAPDFIEGVINLRGKIIPIVDLRKKLGFPSKEYDKATRIIVIELEGIVLGFVVDSVSEVLRIPRNTIEPPPSIIRGIESEFIEGVGKLEDRLLILLELKKIFTPAEHRTIEGIGINKDSI; from the coding sequence ATGAATGAAGATTCTATAATTCAGCTTGTTACTTTTAAACTGGAAAACGATGAGTTTGGGGTGGATATACTCAAGGTGCAAGAGATAAACAGGATGATGAATATAACAAGGATACCAAATGCCCCTGATTTTATAGAAGGCGTTATAAACCTGAGGGGGAAAATTATTCCTATAGTAGATCTAAGAAAAAAACTCGGTTTTCCCAGCAAGGAATATGATAAGGCTACAAGGATTATTGTCATAGAGCTGGAAGGCATTGTCCTCGGTTTTGTTGTAGACTCAGTATCTGAGGTCTTGAGGATACCGAGAAATACAATAGAGCCACCCCCTTCCATAATAAGGGGTATAGAATCTGAATTTATAGAGGGCGTAGGTAAACTTGAGGACAGGCTTCTTATTCTCTTGGAACTCAAGAAGATATTTACTCCAGCAGAGCATAGAACCATAGAGGGTATAGGGATTAACAAGGATAGCATATAA
- a CDS encoding response regulator, with amino-acid sequence MKRIMIVDDSSTIRKLINYILRKKDYHITEAEDGMDALEKLIDTKVDLVIADLNMPNMDGIELVKSLRNNYYHLDTPIIMLTTTKDENLKRAALEAGVNLFLNKPIQPNMLLYKVESLLMGVKNE; translated from the coding sequence ATGAAGAGGATTATGATTGTTGATGATTCATCGACTATAAGAAAACTTATTAATTACATACTGAGAAAAAAAGATTATCATATCACAGAAGCAGAAGACGGCATGGATGCATTAGAAAAACTTATAGACACAAAGGTGGATCTGGTGATAGCGGATTTGAACATGCCCAATATGGACGGAATAGAGCTTGTAAAGAGCCTTAGAAACAATTATTATCACCTTGATACGCCAATTATTATGCTCACCACAACAAAGGATGAAAACCTCAAGAGAGCTGCCCTTGAGGCCGGGGTTAATCTGTTTCTGAACAAACCAATACAACCGAATATGCTTTTGTATAAAGTAGAAAGTCTTTTAATGGGGGTAAAAAATGAGTAA